In one Punica granatum isolate Tunisia-2019 unplaced genomic scaffold, ASM765513v2 Contig00642, whole genome shotgun sequence genomic region, the following are encoded:
- the LOC116191984 gene encoding cellulose synthase-like protein G2: MPLLVYVSREKRPSYPHHFKAGALNVLLRVSGVMSNSPYILGLDCDMYSNDPSSARQAMCFHLDPKISPSLAFVQFPQIFRNISENDIYDSKLRSVFWVCWHGMDGLQGPLLSGTCYYLKREALYGKLVQDGTYDPMDLKAVFGGSNEFIKRLQQMKRPYENRGTDCWETSMVLREAEDLASCRYEDSTKWGKEVGFMYFSVVEDYFTSFTLHCKGWASVYLNPPRPQFLGTGTTNLNDLLVQGTRWSSGLIEVGLSRFCPLIYGLSTKISILEALAYAELSLFPLYFIPAWCFGVIPQLCLLHGIPLYPKVLSPYFLVFLFIFLSSTSKQVYEIIWSGHSLHTWVNERRHWMIKSVTCHMYGSMDAIMKKIGLREASFLPTNKVDDDEQTKLYEMGLFDFQAPAMFLIPLVGIVILNMFALVGGVTRALLVGYWEEIVVQTFLSIFILSVSYPIIEGMFLRKDKGSVPPRITVFSAIGVVAVLAFWNIFVSV; the protein is encoded by the exons ATGCCCCTACTAGTATATGTTTCGAGGGAGAAGAGACCTTCCTATCCGCATCATTTCAAAGCCGGGGCACTCAATGTTCTT CTGAGGGTGTCTGGGGTGATGAGCAACTCCCCATACATATTAGGGTTAGACTGTGACATGTACAGCAACGACCCTTCCTCAGCGAGGCAGGCAATGTGCTTCCATTTGGATCCGAAGATCTCTCCATCTCTCGCGTTCGTTCAGTTCCCTCAGATTTTTCGCAACATCAGCGAGAACGACATATATGACAGCAAACTCCGTTCAGTATTTTGG GTTTGTTGGCACGGTATGGATGGACTACAGGGACCCTTACTCTCCGGGACTTGTTATTATCTCAAGAGGGAAGCTTTATATGGGAAGTTAGTCCAAGATG GTACGTACGATCCGATGGACCTCAAGGCAGTTTTTGGCGGGTCCAATGAGTTCATTAAACGTCTGCAGCAAATGAAGAGGCCATATGAAAACCGGGGCACTGACTGCTGGGAGACTTCAATGGTGCTGAGAGAGGCAGAGGATTTGGCTTCTTGCAGATATGAAGACTCCACAAAATGGGGCAAAGAG GTGGGATTTATGTACTTCTCTGTGGTGGAAGACTACTTCACAAGCTTCACCCTCCACTGCAAGGGCTGGGCTTCAGTCTATCTGAACCCGCCGCGGCCACAGTTCCTCGGGACCGGCACCACGAATCTGAATGACCTGCTTGTCCAGGGAACCAGGTGGAGCTCTGGCCTCATTGAAGTTGGCCTCTCAAGGTTCTGCCCTCTGATCTACGGCCTGTCTACGAAGATCTCAATCCTGGAGGCCTTGGCCTATGCAGAGCTCTCGTTGTTCCCGCTCTACTTCATCCCTGCTTGGTGCTTCGGCGTCATCCCTCAGCTCTGCCTCCTCCATGGCATCCCTCTATATCCCAAG GTCTTGAGTCCGTACTTCCTAGTGTTTCTATTCATCTTCCTCTCCTCGACTTCCAAACAAGTGTACGAGATCATATGGAGCGGGCATTCACTGCATACGTGGGTCAATGAGAGGAGGCATTGGATGATAAAGTCGGTCACCTGCCACATGTACGGGAGCATGGACGCGATCATGAAGAAGATCGGCCTGAGGGAGGCCAGCTTCCTGCCGACCAACAAGGTTGACGACGACGAGCAGACAAAACTGTACGAGATGGGCCTCTTCGACTTCCAGGCGCCAGCGATGTTTCTCATCCCCTTGGTCGGGATAGTGATCTTGAACATGTTCGCCTTGGTCGGAGGGGTTACTCGGGCTCTTCTCGTCGGTTATTGGGAGGAAATTGTCGTGCAAACTTTCCTCTCAATATTCATCTTGTCAGTGAGCTATCCGATTATTGAAGGAATGTTCCTTAGGAAGGACAAAGGAAGTGTGCCTCCAAGGATAACCGTATTTTCTGCCATTGGTGTGGTTGCTGTTCTTGCTTTTTGGAACATTTTTGTGTCAGTTTGA